From the genome of Methanobrevibacter smithii ATCC 35061, one region includes:
- the cobM gene encoding precorrin-4 C(11)-methyltransferase: MKGKVIFIGAGPGDPDLVTVKGRNVIEKADVIVYAGSLVNKEVLNPRKEDCVVYNSAVLNLEETTEICREATSKGQLVARVHTGDPSIYGAIGEQIRELQKYDIEYDIIPGVSSLFGTASVLETELTLPEISQTVIITRPEGRTPKPRSESISSLSKHQATMCIFLGIGMIDKVVDELLVGYSEDTPIAVVKKATWDDQEIIRGTLKNIAQKVKDANITKTAMIVVGDVLNPGDFTPSKLYDPNFKHEYR, translated from the coding sequence ATGAAAGGTAAAGTAATCTTTATTGGAGCAGGTCCCGGTGACCCGGATTTAGTAACTGTCAAAGGAAGAAATGTTATTGAAAAAGCAGATGTTATTGTTTATGCAGGATCTTTAGTTAATAAAGAAGTTTTAAATCCAAGAAAAGAAGATTGTGTTGTTTACAACAGCGCTGTATTGAATTTAGAGGAAACAACTGAAATTTGCCGCGAAGCAACTTCCAAAGGACAGTTAGTAGCTAGAGTCCATACTGGAGACCCTTCCATTTATGGAGCTATCGGTGAGCAAATCAGAGAGTTGCAAAAATATGATATTGAATATGATATTATTCCGGGAGTAAGTTCATTATTTGGTACAGCCAGCGTACTTGAAACAGAATTGACATTACCTGAAATTTCACAAACAGTTATTATTACACGTCCCGAAGGCAGGACTCCCAAACCACGTAGTGAAAGCATTTCCAGCTTATCCAAACACCAGGCAACTATGTGTATCTTTTTGGGAATTGGTATGATTGATAAAGTTGTTGATGAATTGCTGGTCGGATATAGTGAGGATACTCCTATAGCAGTTGTAAAAAAAGCAACTTGGGATGACCAGGAAATAATTAGAGGAACCTTAAAGAATATTGCACAAAAAGTAAAAGATGCTAATATAACAAAGACTGCAATGATTGTAGTTGGAGATGTGTTAAACCCTGGAGATTTCACACCATCTAAGCTATATGATCCAAACTTTAAACATGAATATAGATAA
- a CDS encoding DUF354 domain-containing protein gives MVSLKIWIDISNAPHVRFFKDVIKYLESEGEDLIITARDFGDIHKLMNMYDIDFISVGKHGVSLYDKLKESTSRVYELVDVINDEKVDVALSKHSIELPRIAFGLGIPSLYVLDNEHALAANKLTLPLCNRIITPNKIDIWKLMQFGADPNSIIPYNGTSELMHFKSFEYNDNIFDDLDLKLKYPKTILMRPEPSLASYLDADCHKSVLSPIVDVLKEYANILILPRFKAQAEIFEGIDNVTILEPPVDTSSLMKKADLVIGAGGTMNREAAILQTPVISCYPGKTLAVDQYYIDQGLMFRSNDIDEVIQKALAFIVNPHEKIDFKTDDLFQIIIDNIYDLGNEGK, from the coding sequence GTGGTTTCATTGAAAATATGGATTGATATTTCAAATGCACCTCATGTAAGGTTTTTTAAAGATGTCATTAAATATTTGGAATCTGAAGGAGAAGATTTAATAATTACAGCCAGAGACTTTGGAGATATTCATAAACTGATGAATATGTATGATATAGACTTTATTTCTGTTGGAAAACATGGAGTAAGTTTATATGATAAGCTTAAAGAAAGTACTTCACGTGTTTATGAACTTGTAGATGTTATTAATGATGAAAAGGTGGATGTTGCACTTAGCAAGCATTCTATTGAACTTCCAAGAATAGCATTTGGTTTGGGAATTCCAAGTTTGTATGTTTTGGATAATGAACATGCATTAGCTGCAAATAAATTAACTCTCCCGTTATGTAACAGAATTATCACACCAAATAAAATTGATATCTGGAAATTAATGCAATTTGGAGCAGACCCTAACAGTATCATTCCATATAACGGAACTTCTGAATTGATGCATTTTAAGAGCTTTGAATATAACGACAATATTTTTGATGATCTGGACCTTAAATTGAAATATCCAAAAACTATTTTGATGAGACCTGAACCATCTTTAGCATCTTATTTAGATGCAGATTGTCATAAATCAGTTTTATCTCCAATTGTTGATGTATTAAAAGAATATGCTAATATATTGATATTGCCAAGATTCAAAGCACAGGCAGAAATCTTTGAAGGCATTGATAATGTTACTATTTTAGAGCCTCCTGTCGATACTTCAAGCTTAATGAAAAAAGCGGATTTGGTAATTGGAGCAGGGGGAACTATGAATAGGGAAGCAGCCATATTGCAGACTCCTGTTATTTCATGTTATCCAGGTAAAACATTAGCTGTAGATCAGTATTATATCGATCAGGGTTTAATGTTTAGATCCAATGATATAGATGAAGTTATACAGAAAGCTTTGGCTTTTATTGTTAATCCTCATGAAAAAATTGATTTCAAAACTGATGATTTATTCCAAATTATCATAGATAATATTTATGATTTGGGTAATGAAGGTAAATAG
- a CDS encoding class III signal peptide-containing protein, which translates to MNDEKGQLSGEYMLLVGSLIVVLMISIFMIANENELNIAMAAAKSGADEGVASSSSAIYPKETFNEYDDREGLKHPCSVSIVNVSYNSSGIDENYGKQKIQFKVYAKASVDYNKKELDSIGDRINYNLRKSVAMSFNTADSTNKLYNPVFSNNYVFTTANVVWV; encoded by the coding sequence ATGAATGATGAAAAAGGCCAGCTCAGCGGAGAATATATGTTGCTGGTTGGGTCTTTAATAGTTGTTTTAATGATTTCAATATTCATGATAGCTAATGAAAATGAACTTAACATAGCAATGGCAGCTGCAAAATCAGGTGCTGATGAAGGTGTTGCATCATCATCAAGTGCAATATATCCGAAGGAAACATTTAATGAATATGATGACAGGGAAGGCTTAAAACACCCCTGCAGTGTAAGTATTGTGAATGTTAGTTATAATTCATCAGGAATAGATGAAAATTATGGAAAGCAAAAAATACAGTTTAAAGTCTATGCAAAAGCAAGTGTTGATTATAATAAAAAAGAACTGGATTCAATCGGAGATAGGATTAATTATAATTTGAGAAAATCAGTAGCTATGAGTTTTAATACAGCAGATTCTACAAATAAACTGTACAATCCGGTATTTTCCAATAATTATGTCTTTACAACAGCTAATGTAGTATGGGTTTAA
- a CDS encoding DEAD/DEAH box helicase, producing the protein MTKSTIDMFKNDVRYRDRIAHVETIPARKASYKKVDNLNPKIVDYLKSKNAKLYKHQSETYEAIQNDENVIITTPTASGKTLAFNLPIMETMIEDEDATALYIYPAKALSNDQLHVLENLEKSLDIKINPNTYDGDTPKSKRYDIRQKSRIILTNPYQLHLILSWHHQWKRFYSNLKFIVIDESHYYKGIFGSNVAYLIRRLKRIANFYGANPQFILSSATLANPLELANRLTGEKFRLVDNDTSPSGEKDFILYNPFRNYRRKKHNSEEAPSVHIETENIFVYLMLKDIQTLCFTVSRKITELIAMWAKKDMDNIKKKLTHRITAYRAGYQADERREIEDGLKSRKYLGVTCTNALELGINIGSLDAVIISGYPGTMISTWQQSGRAGRSNQKSLAILVAFENQLDQYFMNNPDFFFDKPHENVIIDLSNHILQEAHLLCAAKELTLKKDEAMDYFGVDKEVLGKLVSKKDLYQNPRGDYIYPYDDNPAMSHSLDQLSNDEFRVMNNGKLLEVMERSQVYREAHEGAILINKGETYQVDSVNLASHFVNVSKNTVDYHTMVLNKVHINIEKKLSKTKYGNLKIHFGELTVEEDYYRYKKMHFSKVIGQFNLDLPPLKFRTKGLWFTVPREVKNNLEDLYKGEEEVFEGGLHGAEHALIGLFPLHVMCDRFDIGGLSTNYHEDTQEATIFIYDAYEGGIGITQKAVDVFVDLLKSTRDLLKNCSCHDGCPSCIYSPKCGNDNKPLHKKATEYILNYMCNLISQNPEETAIEKVEENEIEEISTNDITLETLYEEAYDLYSQGDYFNSKESLNELVEIDDEYADAWALFGRILYEQGDRNGAKMFTKRALKIDSANEDANELWLELK; encoded by the coding sequence ATGACCAAATCAACAATTGATATGTTTAAAAATGATGTGAGGTACAGGGACAGAATAGCTCATGTAGAAACTATTCCTGCCAGAAAAGCTAGCTATAAAAAAGTTGATAATTTAAATCCTAAAATTGTTGATTATTTAAAGTCAAAAAATGCTAAATTATATAAACATCAATCAGAAACTTATGAGGCCATTCAAAATGATGAAAATGTAATCATTACAACACCTACAGCTTCAGGTAAAACATTGGCTTTCAATTTGCCGATTATGGAAACAATGATTGAAGATGAAGATGCCACAGCATTATATATTTACCCTGCAAAGGCTCTCTCAAACGATCAGCTCCATGTTTTGGAAAATCTTGAAAAATCCCTGGACATTAAAATTAATCCTAATACATATGACGGGGATACTCCAAAATCCAAAAGATATGATATTCGTCAAAAATCAAGGATTATTCTAACAAATCCCTATCAGCTGCATCTTATTCTGTCCTGGCATCACCAGTGGAAACGTTTTTACAGCAATCTGAAATTCATTGTCATTGATGAATCCCATTATTATAAGGGTATTTTCGGCTCAAATGTGGCTTATCTTATTCGAAGACTAAAAAGAATAGCTAATTTCTACGGAGCAAATCCTCAGTTTATATTATCTTCTGCAACATTGGCCAATCCATTGGAACTGGCTAACAGATTAACAGGTGAGAAGTTCAGATTAGTGGATAATGATACATCTCCAAGCGGAGAAAAAGATTTTATATTGTACAATCCATTCAGAAATTACAGAAGAAAAAAACACAACAGTGAAGAGGCACCTTCTGTACACATTGAAACAGAAAATATATTTGTTTACCTGATGTTAAAAGACATTCAAACATTATGTTTTACTGTTTCACGTAAAATAACTGAATTAATAGCTATGTGGGCTAAAAAAGACATGGATAATATTAAGAAAAAATTGACCCACAGAATAACTGCATATAGGGCAGGTTATCAGGCAGATGAAAGACGTGAAATTGAGGACGGATTGAAATCACGTAAATATCTTGGAGTTACATGTACAAATGCTTTGGAATTAGGTATCAATATAGGTTCACTTGATGCAGTTATTATTTCAGGATATCCCGGAACTATGATTTCCACATGGCAGCAAAGCGGAAGGGCAGGCAGAAGCAATCAGAAATCATTAGCTATTTTGGTTGCCTTTGAAAATCAGCTAGATCAGTATTTTATGAATAATCCTGATTTCTTTTTTGATAAACCTCATGAAAATGTAATAATTGATTTGTCAAACCATATATTGCAGGAAGCCCATTTATTGTGTGCCGCTAAAGAATTAACTCTTAAAAAAGATGAAGCTATGGATTATTTTGGAGTGGATAAAGAAGTCTTGGGCAAATTGGTTTCTAAAAAGGATTTATATCAAAATCCCCGTGGAGATTATATTTACCCATATGATGACAATCCTGCAATGTCACATTCTCTTGATCAGTTATCCAATGATGAATTCAGAGTAATGAATAATGGTAAACTTTTAGAGGTTATGGAACGCTCACAGGTTTATAGGGAAGCACATGAAGGAGCTATTTTAATTAATAAAGGTGAAACATATCAGGTAGACAGTGTTAATTTAGCCAGTCATTTTGTAAATGTTTCTAAAAACACTGTAGATTATCATACCATGGTTTTAAATAAGGTACATATCAATATTGAGAAAAAATTATCCAAAACAAAATACGGCAATTTAAAAATCCATTTCGGTGAATTAACTGTAGAGGAAGACTATTACAGATATAAGAAAATGCATTTTTCAAAAGTAATCGGACAGTTTAATTTAGATTTGCCACCTTTAAAATTCAGAACAAAAGGATTATGGTTTACAGTTCCACGTGAAGTTAAAAATAATCTTGAAGATTTATATAAAGGTGAAGAGGAAGTCTTTGAAGGTGGACTTCACGGTGCGGAACATGCATTAATAGGTTTGTTTCCGCTTCATGTAATGTGTGACAGATTTGACATTGGAGGATTATCTACAAATTATCATGAAGACACTCAGGAAGCTACAATATTCATTTATGATGCTTATGAAGGTGGAATTGGAATAACACAAAAAGCTGTTGATGTATTTGTTGATTTGTTAAAATCTACAAGAGATTTGCTTAAAAATTGTAGCTGTCATGACGGATGCCCTTCATGTATTTATTCTCCGAAATGCGGAAATGATAATAAGCCACTTCACAAAAAAGCAACTGAATATATTTTAAATTATATGTGCAATCTGATTTCACAAAATCCTGAAGAAACAGCTATTGAAAAAGTTGAGGAAAATGAAATTGAAGAGATTTCTACTAATGATATAACTCTTGAAACATTATATGAAGAAGCTTATGATTTATATTCACAAGGAGATTATTTCAACTCAAAAGAATCATTAAATGAGCTGGTTGAAATTGATGATGAATATGCTGATGCATGGGCTTTATTTGGTAGAATATTATATGAACAGGGTGACAGAAATGGAGCCAAAATGTTTACAAAAAGGGCTCTAAAAATTGACTCTGCCAACGAAGATGCTAATGAATTATGGTTAGAATTAAAATAA
- the uppS gene encoding polyprenyl diphosphate synthase — translation MGENFIYKIYEWYISRNLETSKMPKHVAIIMDGNRRYSKIQGNMDVVKGHEIGVDTLEKVLDWTIELGIEIVTAYAFSTENFNRPEHEVEGLMNLFFKNFKRLVDHEKIHKNEVKVKVVGRIDLLPDNVKEAINDAEEATKNYNKRQLNLAIGYDGRLEIVDSVKKIIRDIEKGLITVDDVDEDLISKNLYTAGLDDPNLIIRTSGEERLSGFLLWQSSYSELYFCESLWPELRKVDFLRAIRSYQERERRFGV, via the coding sequence ATGGGTGAAAATTTTATTTATAAAATATATGAATGGTATATTTCCAGAAATTTAGAAACCTCAAAAATGCCCAAACATGTAGCAATTATCATGGACGGCAACAGACGCTATTCTAAGATTCAGGGAAATATGGATGTTGTAAAAGGACATGAAATTGGAGTAGACACTCTGGAAAAAGTTTTAGACTGGACAATAGAACTTGGAATTGAAATAGTAACAGCATATGCATTCTCAACAGAAAACTTTAACAGACCGGAACACGAAGTGGAAGGACTGATGAATTTATTCTTCAAAAACTTTAAAAGACTGGTTGATCATGAAAAAATCCATAAAAACGAAGTAAAAGTCAAAGTAGTGGGAAGAATCGATTTATTGCCTGACAATGTAAAAGAAGCTATTAACGATGCAGAAGAAGCAACTAAAAACTATAACAAAAGACAACTTAATTTAGCTATCGGATATGACGGCCGTTTAGAAATCGTAGATTCAGTTAAAAAAATCATCAGAGATATTGAAAAAGGATTAATAACAGTTGACGATGTTGATGAAGATTTAATAAGTAAAAACCTTTATACTGCAGGATTGGACGACCCCAATTTAATTATCAGAACAAGCGGAGAAGAAAGATTAAGCGGATTCCTACTCTGGCAATCATCATACTCTGAATTATACTTCTGTGAAAGTTTATGGCCAGAACTTAGAAAAGTAGATTTCTTAAGAGCCATCAGATCATACCAAGAAAGAGAACGTAGATTTGGAGTATAA
- a CDS encoding TatD family hydrolase, giving the protein MIDTHCHIDFEDYNNDRTDVIKRAKEKLDAVINSGTNLEGNQTVLNLSKENEGFIYPTFGFHPVTSQECTAEELHEAQKHLIDNINDIVAIGEVGMDFFYVKDKSLRARQKEIFTSFIEIANDYKVPLLMHVRDCEKKALNLINEYEDLPYAVFHCFSGSLKTAKRIMEHDNYYMSFSTMLCYSQRHQELIKDIPLDHVLTETDSPYLAMTKEERNEPANVVKACEKIAEIKEMDLNTVDEITTNNAKRVFNI; this is encoded by the coding sequence ATGATAGATACACACTGCCACATAGATTTTGAAGACTATAACAACGATAGAACAGACGTAATTAAAAGAGCAAAAGAAAAGCTGGATGCAGTAATTAACTCCGGAACAAATCTTGAAGGAAATCAGACTGTTTTAAATTTATCAAAAGAAAATGAAGGATTTATTTATCCGACTTTCGGATTCCACCCTGTAACTTCACAGGAATGTACCGCTGAAGAACTGCACGAAGCTCAAAAACATTTAATTGACAATATCAATGATATTGTAGCTATTGGTGAAGTGGGAATGGACTTTTTTTACGTAAAAGACAAATCCCTAAGGGCAAGACAAAAAGAAATATTCACCAGCTTTATTGAAATAGCCAATGATTATAAAGTTCCTTTGCTTATGCATGTTCGCGACTGCGAGAAAAAAGCATTGAATCTCATCAATGAATACGAAGACCTGCCATATGCAGTATTTCACTGCTTTAGCGGAAGCCTAAAAACAGCTAAAAGAATAATGGAGCATGACAACTATTACATGAGCTTTTCCACAATGCTTTGCTACTCACAAAGACATCAGGAACTAATAAAAGACATTCCATTGGATCATGTTCTGACTGAAACAGACAGTCCCTATTTAGCCATGACAAAAGAAGAAAGAAATGAACCTGCAAATGTTGTTAAGGCCTGTGAAAAAATAGCTGAAATTAAAGAAATGGATTTGAACACTGTTGATGAAATAACAACCAACAATGCGAAAAGAGTATTTAACATCTAA
- the hypB gene encoding hydrogenase nickel incorporation protein HypB produces the protein MHNVADVEVQKNIMDANKRLANRNKENLEEKNIFCVDFVGAIGSGKTTLIENIIENTDDKIGVIAGDVISKFDAGRIEKHNAPVVGLNTGKECHLDAHLVGHGLGDLPLDDLDMVIIENVGNLICPVDFDLGSHMRIVVVSVTEGDDTVEKHPLIFQTSDLVVINKVDLADAVGADADKMVNDAKRLNPDVQVIKASLKQGEGLSEIISAINKQKDS, from the coding sequence ATGCATAATGTAGCTGATGTAGAAGTACAAAAAAATATCATGGATGCTAATAAAAGATTAGCAAATAGAAATAAAGAAAATCTTGAAGAAAAAAACATTTTCTGTGTTGATTTTGTTGGAGCTATTGGTTCCGGTAAAACTACATTAATTGAAAACATTATTGAAAATACTGATGATAAAATAGGTGTAATTGCAGGAGATGTAATTAGTAAATTTGACGCAGGCAGAATAGAAAAACATAATGCTCCAGTAGTTGGTTTAAACACAGGTAAAGAATGCCATTTAGATGCTCATTTGGTAGGTCATGGACTTGGAGATTTACCGTTAGACGATTTGGACATGGTTATTATTGAAAATGTAGGTAATTTAATCTGTCCTGTTGATTTTGACTTAGGTTCTCACATGAGAATTGTTGTTGTAAGTGTTACTGAAGGTGATGATACTGTAGAAAAACACCCATTGATTTTCCAAACTTCTGATTTAGTTGTTATTAATAAAGTGGATTTAGCTGATGCTGTTGGTGCAGATGCTGATAAGATGGTTAATGATGCAAAACGTTTAAATCCAGATGTTCAAGTTATTAAAGCTAGTTTAAAACAGGGTGAAGGTTTATCAGAAATCATCTCAGCTATTAATAAACAAAAAGATAGTTAA
- a CDS encoding methionine synthase: protein MISTVVGSFPAEIKSPTTAKDKILNVFGAYDPFKESIKQTVISQLDAGVDIISDGQVRGDMVSTFTNFIPGMQLEDNNTVITSKIRQPTKEISIDDLKYAKKVMNDYFNGNIPEGKGIKGIITGPSTIVYSSRIESFYKHKEDAILDLARSLKHEVEAIEKKINPVYIQVDEPFLSTGLVDLKVASKAIDIIGENLSVPLAMHVCGNLDNVFKDLIKFNIDILDCEFAGNDINIKILEENSSLIRNKKIGFGCLDTSINEVDSKEKIEGLIAKGVEILGKDNMILDPDCGLRRATKDVAFNKLKLMNSIKDEYS, encoded by the coding sequence ATGATTTCTACTGTTGTTGGCAGTTTTCCTGCTGAAATAAAATCTCCAACTACTGCAAAAGATAAAATATTAAATGTATTTGGAGCTTATGATCCTTTTAAGGAGTCTATAAAACAAACTGTAATCTCACAACTTGATGCTGGAGTTGACATTATTTCTGATGGTCAGGTTCGTGGAGATATGGTTTCTACTTTTACTAATTTTATTCCGGGAATGCAGTTGGAAGACAATAATACTGTTATCACTTCTAAAATCAGACAGCCTACAAAAGAAATTTCCATTGATGATTTAAAATATGCTAAAAAAGTCATGAATGATTATTTTAATGGAAATATTCCTGAAGGTAAAGGAATTAAGGGAATCATAACTGGTCCTTCCACAATTGTTTATTCATCAAGAATTGAGTCTTTCTATAAACATAAGGAAGATGCAATTTTGGATTTGGCCAGAAGTCTTAAACATGAAGTTGAAGCTATTGAAAAAAAGATTAATCCGGTTTATATTCAAGTTGATGAACCGTTTTTATCTACTGGTCTGGTTGATTTGAAAGTAGCCAGTAAAGCTATTGATATAATTGGTGAAAATCTTAGTGTTCCATTAGCTATGCATGTTTGCGGTAATTTGGATAATGTTTTCAAAGATTTGATTAAATTCAATATTGATATTTTGGACTGTGAATTTGCAGGAAACGACATTAACATTAAAATTTTAGAAGAAAACTCATCTTTAATCAGGAATAAAAAAATAGGCTTTGGCTGTCTTGACACTTCCATAAATGAAGTTGATTCAAAAGAAAAAATTGAAGGCCTGATAGCTAAAGGTGTTGAAATTCTTGGAAAAGATAATATGATTTTAGACCCTGACTGTGGGTTAAGAAGAGCTACTAAGGATGTAGCTTTCAATAAGCTTAAATTAATGAACAGTATAAAAGATGAATATAGTTAA
- a CDS encoding DUF1894 domain-containing protein, with protein MSFCLDTYLQQSDNYEILASQAGFKDCARLIRFKAPEIVYVNAGEEILGSRVIGITPIPIGVDSKKGTVLIPYTKPCYGTAVVELPVDMAEIEKIRTLNIK; from the coding sequence ATGTCTTTTTGTTTAGATACTTATCTTCAGCAGTCTGATAATTATGAAATTTTGGCATCACAGGCAGGCTTTAAAGATTGTGCCAGACTTATCAGATTTAAAGCTCCAGAAATCGTTTATGTCAATGCTGGAGAAGAAATTTTAGGATCTCGTGTTATTGGTATAACTCCGATTCCTATTGGTGTTGATTCAAAAAAAGGAACTGTACTTATTCCATATACCAAACCATGTTATGGTACTGCAGTTGTAGAGTTGCCGGTTGACATGGCCGAGATTGAAAAAATAAGAACATTAAATATCAAATAG
- the mtxX gene encoding methanogenesis marker protein Mmp4/MtxX: protein MITIAVGVGENKNILEACDIFKTQKPNVNIELIENDKKLAKSISDKNIDATIRGSLAASNVLKQLKESYPKISRATYIHGKGHEFIISSVGIDEGNTLKEKLNIAVHCIDFMKKLKKTPKIATLSYARPGDYGRSEEINQSLDDAKKLTQLIEKHTNQKIENSCVLIDQAIKNKCNILIAPNGIVGNTIFRTLVLLNSWPSFGAITFGIDDIYIDTSRDQSREGYLRSLELAYKLAKL from the coding sequence ATGATAACTATAGCTGTTGGAGTTGGAGAAAATAAAAACATCTTAGAGGCTTGTGATATTTTTAAAACACAAAAACCAAATGTCAATATTGAATTAATCGAAAATGACAAAAAACTTGCCAAAAGCATTTCAGACAAAAATATAGATGCAACAATACGGGGTTCACTAGCTGCATCCAATGTTTTAAAACAACTAAAAGAAAGTTATCCCAAAATATCAAGAGCAACATATATCCATGGGAAAGGTCATGAATTTATAATAAGCTCCGTCGGCATTGACGAAGGAAACACCCTAAAAGAAAAGCTCAATATAGCTGTTCACTGCATAGATTTTATGAAAAAACTTAAAAAAACTCCGAAAATAGCTACACTTTCATATGCAAGACCCGGAGATTACGGCAGAAGCGAAGAAATCAACCAGTCACTGGATGATGCCAAAAAGCTCACCCAATTAATTGAAAAGCATACAAATCAGAAAATTGAAAACAGCTGCGTATTAATTGACCAGGCTATAAAAAACAAATGCAACATATTAATAGCTCCAAACGGAATTGTAGGAAATACTATTTTTAGAACACTTGTTTTATTAAACTCATGGCCAAGCTTTGGAGCAATAACCTTCGGCATTGATGACATATACATCGACACCAGCCGTGACCAAAGTAGAGAAGGTTATTTGCGCAGTTTAGAATTGGCATATAAATTGGCCAAACTTTAA
- a CDS encoding DUF1890 domain-containing protein, translated as MKALILLGCPETPSQTPMSIYASYKLSEKGYDVTIAANPAASKLVKVSDPEKYYIQEMVDLDDCLANVQEGEYDLLLGFVHKDAAASYFVTFYQLLQTKSIALVFEKDSELLKEYTEIVSENTDAEVISVRAFHNPNPIKVNLDKVLKEL; from the coding sequence ATGAAAGCATTAATATTATTGGGATGTCCGGAAACCCCATCACAAACACCTATGTCAATTTATGCGTCTTATAAATTATCTGAAAAAGGTTATGATGTGACAATTGCTGCCAATCCTGCAGCTTCCAAATTAGTTAAAGTTTCTGATCCGGAAAAATATTATATTCAGGAAATGGTTGACTTGGACGACTGCTTAGCTAATGTTCAGGAAGGGGAATATGATTTGTTGTTAGGATTTGTACATAAAGATGCAGCAGCATCCTATTTTGTAACTTTCTATCAGCTTCTACAAACCAAATCTATTGCACTTGTATTTGAAAAGGATTCTGAGTTGTTAAAGGAATATACTGAAATTGTCAGTGAAAATACTGATGCAGAAGTTATTTCTGTAAGAGCATTTCATAATCCAAATCCAATTAAAGTTAACCTAGATAAAGTATTGAAGGAGTTATAA
- the hypA gene encoding hydrogenase maturation nickel metallochaperone HypA gives MHELSMAQGIINAVIDTAESNNATEVTEVGIEIGRLAMINPEQLRFMLSVLVENTIVEDADIKIEEIPVEINCPECGFKGVAELDDKDHYAPIVECPKCGNKRISILNGKDCVVKNIVIEKPDDD, from the coding sequence ATGCATGAATTATCTATGGCTCAAGGAATAATAAATGCAGTAATAGATACTGCAGAAAGTAACAATGCAACTGAAGTTACTGAAGTTGGTATTGAAATTGGCAGATTGGCTATGATAAACCCTGAACAGTTACGTTTCATGTTAAGCGTTTTAGTTGAAAATACCATAGTTGAAGATGCCGATATTAAAATTGAAGAGATACCTGTTGAAATTAATTGTCCTGAATGCGGATTTAAAGGAGTAGCAGAACTGGATGATAAAGATCACTATGCTCCAATTGTAGAATGTCCGAAATGTGGAAATAAAAGAATATCTATTTTAAACGGAAAAGATTGTGTTGTTAAAAATATTGTTATTGAGAAACCTGATGATGATTAG